The DNA region ACTATACAATCATTAGAAATCTTATCAAAATCAtgaattgaaatatttttcatacACTACTAAATAATGACTGATTTAAGTGATTTTATTTCAATTTCTAAACTTATGAAAATCCAGGAACATGGTACCTCGTTTCCGTTAAAACGATGCCGAACTTTTTTGTAACGACTCCTAAAGCTCCTATCCACTTATCGGTCTTTGCACCTTTACAATCCCCTTTATAATTCCTTACCAATTCCCAAAACTTGTCACCGAACACTCCTTTGAGATTTTTCACATCGGCCACCTCTACCTTGTAAAAGATCGGGATGGCCACAAGTTTGCCTGAGTCAACGCACTCCTTGATCTTCTCCAGCTCGTCCAAGCACCAATGTGAATCGGTATAGTGGTTTGAGAAGATAGGGAGCGCGATCTTTGACTCCTCGATTCTGTCAAAGAGGGTGGTGATATCTTTACCTCTAGGACTGTTTTCGTCGATGAAGACATTGATTCCATCTGTTTTCAGTGCCTTCTCCAGATGGCTGACGAAAGTCTTCCGCAGTTCCCCTCGAAAATTGACGAAGACTTGGTTGTGGGGCCGGGATTGcacggaggaagaagaggaggccGCCATGATAGATGTGTCAGACAGTTTCACAGAGAAGCAATAATGGAAGAGAAAATGCTTTTACAAATGTTTTTGCCAGGGCCCTCCCTGAAATTTAAGAGgcctaaaacaaaaaataatggaaGCCAATATACTAGTCCctctatttcaaaataaatctatattctaggattttcacatttattaaaaaaacgtaaaattttgacaataaatatattatttttattttctataaattttagtcaattaaaatttagtaaacaCAACTAATatctttgaaaatataaaatatggattttttagaaataatttttcattattacatacattgaaaatgtaaaatataaatcttttagaaatatgttttttttaaaacttagattattaaaacggagggagtatatcacaaaagaaaataaatttcaaatacaaaatGCTAAACATttgataaacacacaaaaaaacaaacaaactgaTAGTCTacatattttgattaaatttttagttttaaacttaatttaaaattaataaaacagcAAAACCAATTTAGGCTTTGATcactaaatataatatgtttgatagggttataaaaaaatacaattttttttggtaaagaaaatagtatatttgatttttaatttatggatgtctataaaaagaaaaatgggacCTATAGCAAATATTTCATTGGGAATTAATGGTCCTGAACAAGCCCTTGGCCTGGCTTTTTGCTTATACAATCATGTGCAGACGGCAGGGGTGAAGAGGTTTGTCTGTCTCTGTCTTCTCTAAATAACCTATTATTTTTCAGGAGACCTTTAATGTTGGAGTCTACAATGATTAGTCGTTGGCAATTGTTTGCTTATACAATCATCATTAGCCAATCATGTGCAGACGGTAGGTGGAGAGGAGCAGTTTGTCTGTCTCTGTCTTCTCTAAATAACTATTATTTTCAGGAGACTTGTATGGTGGAGCCTACAATGGTTTGTCGTTGGCAATTGTTTTGGTGAATCGAAGGAAACATCCAGGAAGCTTTCCTATATTGCTGATGGCAGCAagcactttctctctctctctctctctctctctctctctctctcctctgctAATGGAGATGGAGTCAatgttctcttctcttcttcgaTAAAATTGTATAGCACACCGAGCTCTGTGATATTGATCTTCCAATGGATTATGGTTTCCTCTATATGGCTGCTACTCTATTCTGCACGATTTTGAGTCGTCTGATTTATGCTTATAGAAAATCCAAATCCAACCATATCTTCCTAAGCTTCTGCAGGAAAGATGTCTTTCCGGGCGTCTTTCTCAGCAGGGAGCTCAGGAAGAAAAGAATCGTCCCGTTCACTGACAATGATATAGAGAGGAGTAAGTCCATGAAAGCTATCAGGAGATCAAGGATTTCGCTTGTCTTGCTCTCAGACAACTATGCTTCTTCGACACTGTACTTGAAAGAGCTGGTGGAGATCATCAAGTGCAGAGAAGAGTTGGGACAAACGGTGGTTTCTGTTTTCTATCACGTGGATCCGACGGATGTGAAGAATCAGACTGGTGAATTTGGGAAGGTCTTTTTAACAACTTGTGATGGAAAAACGAAGGAGGAGATCAGAAGATGGAAACATGCTTTGAGGGAAGTGGCCCAAATCGTAGGTTACCATTCAGAAAACTGGTTCGTCCTCTCCATTCCCACTTTCTCTTAAATCTTTCTAACACATCAACAAAATCTATATCTTTCTAGCTTATAAACAACTGCCATCCTGAAAGTTCATATTAGTATTCATACAAGTATGACTATATAACGGAACTATTTAATCATCATGTTGTTCAGGGAGACTGAAGAAGAGATGTTTAGAGATATTGCCAATGATATATCAAACAAGTTGAATGATTCCAAACCATCCAGTAATATCGGGAGACTAGCCTGGATGGGAGATCATGTAAAAGAGATGAAAGAGTTGTTACGCCTGGACTTAGGTGAAGCGAGGGTCATAGGAGTTAGTGGTCTTCCTGGGAGTGGTAAGACCGTCATCGCCAATTATATAACCCAATGTCTTTCTCATCAGTTCCAGTTAAGCACATTGATTGACATCAAAGGAGGCTATCCAAGAACTTTCCACGATGAATTGGAGTTGCAGAACCAATTGTTTTCTCAACTAATCAACCAAAAGGATATTATTGGTGAGAGTTCACATCCGGGAGTTGCACAGGAAAGGTTTAAAGACAAGAAAGTGTTAGTCGTTCTTGATGACGTGGATCAGTTGGGAGTAAGACAGTTACAAGTCTTGGCGAGAGAAGTGTGGGGGTTTGGTCCAGGAAGTCGGATTATCTTAACATCACAAGATCGAGCGCTTTTAGAGGCACACGGGATCAAACATATTTACAAAGTGGGATTTCCAGAATCTGATGAACCTCTTCGAATCTTCTGCATGTATGCTTTTCGTCAAAAGTCCCCATATTTTGCTTTTAGGAAGCTTGCTCAGCTAATTACAACACTTTCTGGTGAACTACCTGCGGGGCTAAGGTTTTTGGGCTCTTATTTTCGAGGAAAGCCCAAGCATACGTGGCAAAAAGAACTACCAAAGTTAATGACTAGCGTTGACGGAGGGTTGGGGAGCATTATAAAGTTTACTTACGATGCTTTATCTGGTGAAGATAAAAAACTAGCTCACCATTACATATCCTCTTTCCGCGATGTTGAATTGACTCAGAGAATGGAAGAGTTTTTAAGAAAGAGCCTCTCGGAAGTGAGGCCAAAGCTTACCATTACGAATCAAGATGAGAAGGCACGAGCATTTCTCTTCATTATATCTGCATGCATATTTGATTTCATTTGATAACTATAACCATCTAACACTTGCTTTGTTCGGTCATTCTCCAGGGAAATGTTAATACAAGTGAAAGACCTTCCAAAGGAACATCTTCGAATGGATTACTTCACACCGTCTACATCTACTGCGCAGATACATTACAGTACTCTTTTGCCAGCCACCTCTCTGTGGATTTCCACCGGAAAGGCATTGAGGCATCCGTAAATTGCAATGAGACTCTGGATGTCATAGAGGGAGCTAGCGCTTTTGTGGTGGTTTTATCTAAGAATTACTTGTCCTCCCCCTCATTCCTGGACAAGCTCGTGAGGGTTCTTCATTACCGAAGGAAAAACGAAAAGCTGGTGATCCCAGTGTTCTATCGTATTAGTCCATCCGATGTGGCAGCTGCACTGCAAGGGACTATCGCGCTCCAAGTGAAAAGTAgaatataatatgatatattattgtgttgtgatcaatatgagaatacaatccatatatataatgctaacattaacataatgttgaCACTAGATAATGTTAACTTTCCTAAATACTTAATGGAAATATGCTAAGAATATCTTGAGGTTAACTTGCTCTTCAAATCTTTACTTTTAGTTTTGAGGGTCTTCATGGGTTCACGGGCTTCGCAgtcttggtccgtaagatacacatCTTCCGGTCCATCATATCTCTAATACTCCTCCGCACGACAAACGTGGGATGCAACACGCAAATCTGCAAACATAAAGCAGACCACGTATGTCGTGGACACTATGTCGAGGAAAACAAATCAGTAGATTCCTTCGGAATAAACTTCAACTTAGACAATGAGGGATGAAAACTTCAGTTTTTCTTTGGTCTTAGCAATGGGAATATATCCCGTGGACGCAACTGCATCTCTAAAACAATCGTCCTATCTCGGACAGTCCATAACTTGGACTAAACAAATTGACCTAAAACTTGAACGTTCTACTAGAACTCCCCCATAATGGTTAAACTATAACCAACAATATTAtggaaaaatcaaaacaaatattgaGACATTCTAAACTATAGAATAAATCTCTTAAACTAACCCATGACCAATCATCTCCTAAAATATTCCCGTGACAAATATTGTAAAGacaaacccaaaccgaactcTTCAAACTTAAAACTTGTCAAAACGTATGATAAATCAAGACCTTAGCTTAGCATAATAATTATTGGATGTATCCAAATCAAGctagaaaaaaaaaccattaacCCTTTCTAATAACTATAACAAACCCAATGACTTTAATAATAAGGAACAAATCG from Raphanus sativus cultivar WK10039 chromosome 8, ASM80110v3, whole genome shotgun sequence includes:
- the LOC130498437 gene encoding probable disease resistance protein RPP1 produces the protein MDYGFLYMAATLFCTILSRLIYAYRKSKSNHIFLSFCRKDVFPGVFLSRELRKKRIVPFTDNDIERSKSMKAIRRSRISLVLLSDNYASSTLYLKELVEIIKCREELGQTVVSVFYHVDPTDVKNQTGEFGKVFLTTCDGKTKEEIRRWKHALREVAQIVGYHSENWETEEEMFRDIANDISNKLNDSKPSSNIGRLAWMGDHVKEMKELLRLDLGEARVIGVSGLPGSGKTVIANYITQCLSHQFQLSTLIDIKGGYPRTFHDELELQNQLFSQLINQKDIIGESSHPGVAQERFKDKKVLVVLDDVDQLGVRQLQVLAREVWGFGPGSRIILTSQDRALLEAHGIKHIYKVGFPESDEPLRIFCMYAFRQKSPYFAFRKLAQLITTLSGELPAGLRFLGSYFRGKPKHTWQKELPKLMTSVDGGLGSIIKFTYDALSGEDKKLAHHYISSFRDVELTQRMEEFLRKSLSEVRPKLTITNQDEKGNVNTSERPSKGTSSNGLLHTVYIYCADTLQYSFASHLSVDFHRKGIEASVNCNETLDVIEGASAFVVVLSKNYLSSPSFLDKLVRVLHYRRKNEKLVIPVFYRISPSDVAAALQGTIALQVKSRI